The proteins below come from a single uncultured Carboxylicivirga sp. genomic window:
- a CDS encoding type IX secretion system membrane protein PorP/SprF, whose translation MKYLVSIILILFMVGVAKAQDQAQYNHYIGNQGILNPAYNGTRDVISGLVVHRNQWLGMKGAPMNQALNIHGPIDDTNLGVGAVLTNDHLGFTNTFEFMGAASYKVKLDRKGKFLSFGLQLGVTSHVYDGTQAITGDFGDPVFQRKESKLGFNAGVGAYFYAKDYFAGFSVPRLFDNEFNVEQESFKNTFNYKNMHAYWYGGYVFDWGDVKVKPTALIRTVVGAPLTVDVSANVLLMEQLWLGLSYRSISEVVFLSEYIINRQFTVRYSFDYSISPLNTYGKYGTHEIGIQFDFSFNKRPGMRSIRYF comes from the coding sequence ATGAAATATTTGGTCTCCATAATACTGATTTTGTTCATGGTAGGTGTTGCCAAAGCGCAGGATCAGGCGCAATACAATCATTATATCGGTAATCAGGGTATTTTAAATCCTGCATACAATGGTACTCGCGATGTAATTAGTGGGTTGGTTGTACATCGTAACCAGTGGTTGGGTATGAAAGGTGCGCCAATGAACCAGGCTCTGAATATTCATGGTCCTATTGATGATACAAACCTGGGTGTTGGAGCAGTTTTAACCAATGATCATTTAGGTTTCACTAATACTTTCGAGTTTATGGGAGCAGCCTCTTATAAAGTTAAGCTTGACAGAAAAGGGAAATTTTTATCATTTGGTTTACAATTGGGTGTTACCTCTCATGTTTACGATGGAACCCAGGCAATTACCGGTGATTTTGGAGATCCAGTATTTCAAAGAAAAGAAAGTAAATTAGGTTTTAACGCTGGTGTAGGTGCTTATTTTTATGCTAAAGATTACTTTGCAGGATTCTCTGTTCCTCGACTATTTGATAACGAATTTAATGTAGAACAAGAGAGCTTTAAGAATACCTTTAATTATAAAAATATGCATGCCTATTGGTATGGTGGGTATGTTTTTGATTGGGGTGATGTAAAGGTTAAACCAACCGCGTTAATCAGAACAGTAGTTGGAGCACCTTTAACCGTTGATGTGTCTGCTAATGTATTACTAATGGAGCAACTTTGGTTAGGGTTATCTTACCGAAGTATATCTGAAGTAGTGTTTTTATCAGAATACATTATAAACCGCCAGTTTACTGTTCGATATTCGTTTGATTATTCTATTTCGCCATTAAATACTTATGGCAAATATGGTACGCATGAAATTGGAATACAATTCGATTTCTCATTTAATAAGCGACCAGGAATGCGTTCAATCAGGTATTTCTAA
- a CDS encoding YihY/virulence factor BrkB family protein: MKNLLSKIIHYLNEEIWRVTANDTTKRQFFLIRTVRILYLAIKGFINDNCQQKASALTFYSLLSVVPVVAMVFGIAKGFGFDERVQDLLATKLEGQEEVLNFIQKFALNYLEKTPGGEIAGIGLIVLFWSIMKVFGNIENSFNDIWEVKHARSFIRKFSDYISLMLVGILLMISSSGMIVFVTKQLKNYGYESMVGPKMMLLLSYVLIWIVFTFLHHIMPNTRVKFRSALFGGIISGTLFQLLQFGYIHFQSFVTSYNVIYGSFASLPLFLFWLQASWLIVLLGAEMSFAYQNANTFEFDADTRRVSYEYKRLITLMVVADVVKRFEKGESAPSNVLLSIELRLPIRLINEVLFDLVESRVFSEIAADDTKETVYQPAFDINKLTVMKTLHMIEARGSRDLHFEETKSLGRLQEILDEFNSKLIGSSGNILIKDL, translated from the coding sequence ATGAAAAATCTTCTGTCTAAAATAATTCATTATTTAAATGAAGAAATATGGCGTGTAACAGCCAATGATACTACTAAAAGACAGTTTTTCTTAATTCGTACAGTTCGTATTTTATATTTGGCTATTAAAGGTTTTATCAATGATAATTGCCAACAAAAAGCATCTGCTCTTACATTTTATTCGTTACTTTCTGTTGTACCTGTTGTGGCAATGGTTTTTGGTATAGCTAAAGGTTTTGGATTTGATGAAAGGGTGCAGGATCTTTTGGCTACCAAGTTAGAAGGGCAAGAAGAAGTCTTAAATTTCATTCAAAAGTTTGCTTTAAATTATCTTGAAAAGACTCCCGGTGGAGAAATAGCCGGAATTGGTCTGATTGTTTTATTTTGGTCGATAATGAAGGTTTTTGGTAACATCGAAAATTCTTTTAACGATATATGGGAAGTAAAACATGCCAGAAGTTTTATTAGAAAGTTTAGCGATTATATTTCGTTAATGTTAGTGGGGATACTTCTAATGATTTCAAGTAGTGGAATGATTGTTTTTGTTACCAAACAACTCAAAAACTACGGTTATGAGAGTATGGTTGGACCTAAAATGATGCTTTTACTATCGTATGTGTTAATATGGATTGTTTTTACTTTTTTACATCATATAATGCCCAATACAAGGGTAAAATTCCGATCGGCTTTATTTGGTGGTATTATTTCAGGAACATTATTCCAGCTTTTACAATTTGGTTATATACATTTTCAGAGTTTTGTAACTAGTTACAATGTTATTTATGGTAGTTTTGCCAGTTTACCTTTGTTTTTATTTTGGCTTCAGGCAAGTTGGTTAATTGTTTTGTTGGGAGCTGAAATGTCATTTGCCTATCAAAATGCAAATACATTTGAATTTGATGCTGATACAAGACGAGTAAGTTACGAGTATAAACGATTAATTACATTAATGGTAGTGGCTGATGTAGTTAAACGTTTCGAAAAAGGTGAGAGTGCTCCTTCTAATGTGTTGTTGTCTATCGAACTTCGTTTACCTATCAGACTCATTAATGAAGTACTTTTTGATTTAGTAGAGAGCAGAGTATTTTCCGAAATTGCTGCAGATGATACAAAAGAAACTGTATATCAACCAGCTTTCGATATTAATAAATTAACTGTTATGAAAACGCTTCATATGATTGAAGCCAGAGGTAGCAGAGACTTACATTTTGAAGAAACAAAAAGCTTAGGAAGGCTTCAGGAAATATTAGACGAATTTAATTCAAAACTAATTGGTAGTTCAGGAAACATTCTAATAAAAGACTTATAA
- a CDS encoding SPOR domain-containing protein, producing MRLKLIMIITAIMVSTVSGVADDIAHLRTSKKIIRMDEAEAPYWAIQIIALKRPPGVASFFQAVDVAREYVCTDGFVRYTVGQYNTYEEAKSHIDEIKVLGYDQAFVVNTAEYKMKNEETFKSSSSLKIDPSKTYTVQLSAFRFPVYLSHFENVDNVMEFRMKDKIFRYTVGKFPGTEAKEELQKIKDLGYKKAFLVELDKYMPFKIE from the coding sequence ATGAGACTCAAATTAATAATGATCATAACAGCAATAATGGTTAGCACTGTATCGGGTGTTGCCGATGATATTGCACATTTGAGGACAAGTAAAAAGATAATAAGAATGGACGAGGCTGAAGCGCCTTATTGGGCAATACAAATTATCGCCCTAAAACGTCCGCCTGGTGTAGCGTCTTTTTTTCAGGCTGTTGATGTAGCGCGTGAATATGTTTGTACCGATGGGTTTGTTAGATATACTGTTGGTCAATATAATACGTATGAGGAAGCAAAAAGTCATATTGATGAGATTAAAGTATTAGGTTACGATCAGGCTTTTGTGGTAAATACAGCTGAATATAAGATGAAGAATGAGGAGACATTTAAATCTTCATCGAGTCTAAAAATTGATCCCTCAAAAACGTATACAGTGCAATTAAGTGCATTTCGTTTTCCGGTATATTTAAGTCATTTCGAAAATGTGGATAATGTAATGGAATTTCGAATGAAAGATAAAATATTTAGATATACTGTTGGTAAATTCCCGGGTACAGAAGCTAAGGAAGAGCTACAGAAAATAAAAGATTTAGGGTATAAAAAAGCCTTTTTAGTTGAATTGGATAAATATATGCCATTCAAAATAGAATAA
- a CDS encoding exonuclease domain-containing protein: MYVIVDIETTGGNMNNGKITEIAIYRFDGEKIVDEFVSLVNPECIIPPFITSLTGISNEMVESAPPFYALAKDIVNICKDAVFVAHNVGFDYNFIKHEFKSLGYDFDMPSMCTVKLSRKLLPGHQSYSLGKLCDELGISISARHRAAGDALATVKLFELLLAKNNGLINPEDPYQQFSADGLHPDLTIDQIKSLPAETGVYYLHNEDGELIYIGKSKNIRNRIITHMGNPKTKKGIEMKMKTADISYHLTGSELIALLKESQEIKEEKPRFNRAQRRARNQVGLYHYRDRKGYLRLILKPNSGVDIPDCTFESLKEGREQLFKWIDEYELCQQLCGLYDGKNGCFQYQLKTCKGACVGEEPDELYNKRVLQLITKLSYGHNNVVILDKGRTPDELGVVVIENGKYLGYGYIYEDTAIENPEEFKEHISQFDDNRDTRIIIGNYLRQKKYKKIIAY; the protein is encoded by the coding sequence ATGTACGTCATCGTTGATATTGAAACAACCGGAGGTAATATGAATAACGGTAAAATAACTGAAATAGCTATTTACCGTTTTGATGGAGAAAAGATAGTTGATGAGTTTGTGAGTTTGGTTAATCCCGAATGTATAATCCCTCCTTTCATTACATCATTAACAGGTATTAGTAATGAAATGGTTGAATCTGCTCCGCCGTTTTATGCTTTGGCTAAAGATATTGTAAACATATGCAAGGATGCTGTATTTGTTGCGCATAATGTTGGTTTTGACTATAACTTTATTAAACATGAGTTTAAAAGTTTGGGATACGATTTTGATATGCCTTCGATGTGTACGGTAAAGCTTTCGCGCAAACTTTTGCCTGGGCATCAATCTTATAGTTTGGGTAAACTGTGCGATGAGTTAGGAATTTCAATTTCGGCACGACATCGGGCTGCTGGTGATGCATTGGCCACTGTAAAGCTTTTTGAATTATTATTGGCTAAAAACAACGGTTTAATAAATCCCGAAGATCCATATCAACAGTTTTCAGCAGATGGATTGCATCCCGATTTAACTATTGATCAAATTAAATCTTTACCCGCCGAAACTGGGGTTTATTATTTGCATAACGAAGATGGCGAATTAATATATATAGGCAAAAGTAAAAATATTCGAAACCGCATTATCACCCATATGGGAAATCCTAAAACTAAAAAAGGGATTGAAATGAAGATGAAAACTGCAGATATAAGTTATCATCTTACCGGGAGTGAATTAATCGCATTATTAAAAGAATCGCAAGAGATAAAAGAAGAAAAACCAAGGTTTAACAGGGCGCAACGAAGGGCGCGTAATCAGGTAGGATTATATCATTATAGGGACCGGAAAGGATATTTAAGATTGATTTTAAAACCCAATAGTGGTGTAGATATACCTGATTGTACGTTTGAAAGCTTGAAAGAAGGCCGTGAACAGCTTTTTAAATGGATTGATGAATATGAGCTTTGCCAACAGCTTTGCGGCTTATATGATGGTAAAAATGGTTGTTTTCAATATCAGCTTAAAACTTGTAAAGGAGCCTGTGTGGGAGAGGAGCCTGACGAATTGTACAATAAAAGAGTTTTGCAATTAATTACAAAGCTATCGTATGGGCACAATAACGTTGTTATTTTAGATAAAGGTCGTACTCCGGATGAATTGGGTGTAGTGGTTATAGAAAATGGTAAATACCTTGGTTATGGCTATATTTATGAAGATACGGCTATTGAAAATCCTGAAGAATTTAAAGAACATATATCCCAATTTGATGATAACCGCGATACGCGCATCATTATTGGTAATTATCTGCGACAGAAAAAGTATAAAAAAATTATAGCTTATTAA
- a CDS encoding peptide chain release factor 3 codes for MGFKEEIKRRRTFAIISHPDAGKTTLTEKLLLFGGAIHVAGAVKSNKIKKTATSDFMEIEKQRGISVATSVMGFEYDGYKVNILDTPGHQDFAEDTFRTLTAVDSVIIAVDAAKGVEAQTRKLMEVCRMRNTPVIVFINKMDRPSKDPFDLLDEVEEELKIKVRPLSWPVGNGPQFQGVYNLFEKSLYLFDPGKQVLEEGVSIEDINDSQLDNAIGESSSEMLREELELVEGVYPEFDIDSYRDASVAPVFFGSALNNFGVRELLHCFLKIAPSPQPAQAEERLVQPDEEKFSGFVFKIHANMDPNHRNRLAFLKICSGKFERNTNYHHVGLGKNMKFSSPTAFMADKKSIIDEAYPGDIVGIPDTGNFKIGDTVTQGEKLHYKGLPSFSPELFRYIENADPMKSKQLAKGIDQLMDEGVAQLFTSQFNGRKVIGTVGALQFEVIQYRLLHEYNAACRYEPINLYKACWLKSNNKEQLDDFKKRKLQYMAKDKYGRDVFMADSSYMLQLAQDNFKDIEFHFTSEF; via the coding sequence ATGGGATTTAAGGAAGAGATTAAAAGAAGAAGAACCTTTGCGATCATAAGTCACCCGGATGCGGGTAAAACTACATTAACCGAAAAATTACTGCTTTTTGGTGGTGCAATACACGTTGCTGGTGCTGTAAAATCAAATAAGATAAAAAAAACAGCTACCTCCGATTTTATGGAGATTGAAAAGCAAAGAGGTATCTCGGTTGCCACATCGGTAATGGGTTTCGAATACGATGGTTACAAGGTTAACATTCTGGATACTCCCGGTCACCAGGATTTTGCTGAAGATACTTTCCGCACCCTTACCGCTGTTGATAGTGTAATTATTGCTGTTGATGCTGCCAAAGGGGTTGAGGCGCAAACCCGTAAGCTGATGGAAGTTTGCCGTATGCGTAATACTCCGGTAATTGTATTCATCAACAAAATGGACCGTCCTAGTAAAGATCCTTTCGATTTATTGGATGAAGTGGAAGAAGAACTAAAAATAAAGGTTCGTCCGCTTAGCTGGCCTGTTGGTAATGGTCCTCAATTCCAGGGTGTCTATAATCTTTTCGAAAAAAGTCTCTACCTGTTCGATCCCGGCAAGCAAGTGCTAGAAGAAGGGGTATCAATTGAAGATATCAACGATAGTCAATTAGATAACGCCATTGGCGAAAGCTCGTCAGAGATGTTACGCGAAGAGTTGGAATTAGTGGAAGGTGTTTACCCTGAGTTTGATATTGACTCGTACCGCGACGCTTCAGTTGCTCCTGTTTTCTTTGGTAGTGCATTAAATAACTTTGGGGTGCGCGAGTTGTTGCACTGTTTCTTGAAAATTGCACCAAGTCCACAGCCTGCGCAAGCCGAGGAAAGATTGGTTCAACCCGATGAAGAAAAATTCTCAGGTTTTGTCTTTAAGATTCATGCCAACATGGATCCAAATCACCGTAACCGTTTGGCTTTCCTTAAAATATGTTCCGGTAAATTTGAGCGTAATACCAATTATCATCACGTAGGCTTAGGTAAGAATATGAAATTCTCCAGTCCTACTGCTTTTATGGCTGATAAAAAATCAATTATTGATGAGGCTTATCCCGGCGATATTGTTGGTATTCCAGATACAGGTAACTTCAAAATTGGTGATACAGTAACACAAGGCGAAAAATTGCATTACAAAGGATTACCAAGTTTCTCGCCAGAGTTATTCCGTTACATCGAAAATGCCGATCCAATGAAATCAAAACAATTGGCAAAGGGTATCGATCAGTTAATGGACGAAGGGGTTGCTCAGTTATTTACCAGCCAGTTTAACGGACGTAAAGTAATAGGTACTGTAGGAGCGCTTCAGTTCGAAGTTATTCAATACCGTTTATTACACGAGTATAACGCAGCATGTCGTTATGAGCCCATCAACTTATATAAAGCCTGTTGGTTAAAAAGCAATAACAAAGAACAATTAGACGATTTTAAGAAGAGAAAGCTTCAATACATGGCCAAAGATAAATACGGAAGAGATGTATTTATGGCAGATTCGTCGTATATGTTACAATTGGCTCAGGATAATTTTAAAGATATTGAGTTCCATTTTACATCAGAATTTTAA
- a CDS encoding DUF2179 domain-containing protein: protein MPFTDTVLYTYVAIPLLIFLARVADVTIGTIRIVFVSKGMKLWAPVLGFFEILIWLIAMSKIFENLDNWFYFIAYAGGFATGNYVGLKIEERLALGYVNIRIITQKSGMDLIQRLSSAGYGITYMDAEGSRGPVNVIYCITKRKEILRISEIIKKYNPKAFYTLEDIRFANSGVFPVKSVIKRNYIPLRKGK from the coding sequence ATGCCATTTACTGACACTGTTTTATATACCTACGTTGCCATTCCTCTATTAATTTTTTTAGCACGCGTTGCTGATGTTACTATTGGAACCATACGTATTGTTTTTGTATCGAAAGGAATGAAGCTTTGGGCTCCTGTTTTAGGATTCTTCGAAATTTTGATTTGGTTAATTGCCATGAGCAAAATATTCGAGAACCTCGACAACTGGTTTTACTTTATTGCATATGCAGGAGGTTTTGCTACCGGCAATTACGTGGGTTTAAAAATTGAAGAAAGACTGGCATTAGGTTATGTAAACATTCGTATTATAACTCAAAAATCAGGGATGGATTTAATTCAGAGATTAAGTTCAGCCGGATATGGTATTACCTATATGGATGCTGAAGGTAGTCGTGGACCAGTAAATGTTATCTACTGCATTACTAAACGAAAAGAAATACTTCGAATAAGCGAAATCATCAAGAAATACAACCCCAAAGCATTTTATACTCTTGAAGATATCCGTTTTGCTAATTCCGGTGTTTTTCCTGTTAAATCGGTTATTAAACGCAATTATATTCCTTTACGAAAAGGGAAATAG
- a CDS encoding hotdog domain-containing protein — translation MDSRSLKITDNLFVTKLNEGTTYEKEVVVCDNDLATQLGTAHIELISTSSLIAYVEQCCAEMVDEYLLNGLVTVSAEVNFKHLFPVKTGETIYCKGVLKFIETNRLFFDVVVMNDKDISVGIGAHERYIVNRKSFLGETE, via the coding sequence ATGGATTCAAGATCACTTAAAATAACAGATAACCTCTTTGTAACAAAGTTAAACGAAGGTACAACCTACGAAAAAGAGGTAGTAGTGTGCGATAACGATTTGGCTACCCAATTGGGAACAGCACATATAGAACTTATCTCTACATCTTCATTAATTGCATATGTTGAGCAGTGTTGTGCTGAAATGGTTGACGAATATCTTCTAAATGGATTAGTTACGGTTAGTGCCGAAGTAAATTTCAAACATCTCTTCCCTGTTAAAACAGGAGAAACCATCTATTGTAAAGGGGTATTAAAATTTATCGAAACCAATCGATTATTTTTTGATGTTGTTGTTATGAACGACAAGGATATATCGGTTGGAATTGGTGCACATGAACGCTACATCGTTAATCGAAAAAGTTTTTTGGGAGAAACAGAATAA
- a CDS encoding histidinol-phosphatase: protein MRWTNYHGHSKYCDGHGEVEDYVLKAIELNMACIGISSHAPVPFKSVWNMPAEQMEFYIKDIDVVKQKYGNQINIYKSLEIDYIPEKMSPAHADIKRLDLDYTIGSVHYVRCFDDGTYWEIDGPAPEFKNGLEEIFKGDYKKLAVEFYSLQNEMLQNYTPDILGHMDKIKMHNGAFNLFDENDKWYLDQVYQTLILAKEKGVVVEINTKAFNRSNHLFPGKEHFQFIKENNIPITINSDAHMTKFLTLGFEEVAQMLLAAGVNTVYELIKGEWQPIELMKEGILI from the coding sequence ATGAGATGGACTAATTACCACGGGCATTCTAAATATTGCGACGGACATGGCGAAGTTGAAGATTATGTGCTAAAGGCAATTGAATTAAATATGGCCTGTATTGGCATTTCATCACATGCGCCTGTACCTTTTAAGTCGGTATGGAATATGCCGGCTGAGCAGATGGAATTTTACATTAAAGATATTGATGTAGTTAAGCAGAAATATGGGAATCAAATAAATATTTATAAATCACTTGAAATTGATTATATACCTGAAAAGATGTCGCCGGCTCATGCAGATATAAAAAGGTTGGATCTGGATTATACCATTGGTTCGGTACATTACGTCAGATGTTTTGATGATGGCACATATTGGGAAATTGATGGCCCGGCACCTGAGTTTAAAAATGGATTGGAAGAAATATTCAAGGGCGATTATAAAAAACTGGCTGTAGAATTTTATTCACTTCAAAATGAGATGTTGCAAAATTATACCCCAGATATTTTGGGGCATATGGATAAGATTAAGATGCATAACGGAGCCTTTAATTTGTTTGATGAGAATGATAAATGGTATCTCGATCAGGTATATCAAACCTTAATACTGGCAAAAGAAAAAGGGGTGGTGGTTGAAATTAATACTAAAGCCTTTAATCGCAGTAATCATCTATTCCCTGGAAAAGAGCACTTTCAGTTTATCAAGGAGAATAATATACCCATAACCATAAATAGCGATGCCCATATGACTAAGTTCCTCACCTTGGGCTTCGAAGAAGTTGCACAAATGTTGTTAGCGGCGGGTGTAAATACTGTTTACGAACTGATAAAAGGAGAGTGGCAGCCAATAGAATTAATGAAAGAAGGAATATTGATATAA
- a CDS encoding OmpA family protein, with protein MKNSPDDRLLLLLPKYILAMIPNLKLSALVGLMLIAQLVSAQRTELRRAENLYENQDYYQALEYFNAAVEKGDESTDTQLKIARCHFNLKDIQTAFDMYVGMESDLTNEEDLKNYASCYQQMGGYEIAIEWYNKAKSAGANPLDIKELVKACQWANDNQQYNQDVRVNPADLLIGGQSFGIQFYEDEVVYSGEKTGGSKKVDNSGKEYLNLFSSKYIDGEIQEGSSSFSNYLEYDFHVGATAFTSDYKRIYYTKVVKVKGGSGIKIFTAEHNGKDWTSEKELSINSNDYDVKYPAVSPDNKYLFYTSSQGGGFGGMDIYRARIKNNGDVDKGENLGKEINTFGNEAWPFISKDGDLYFASDGHMGFGGLDIFKAELVDGKYTNITNMGLPINSGKDDFGYVLDPNDSRRGFLSSNRIGTGRSDGIFVMTPANDGQEDDGDAIPIFDEMAAEVEEQSVEETPVVEVPVVVAPPVKDLSMYPEAFSTVLTSTFKGEPIVGAQVVIKDANTGAIVATGTSDALGKVFIPIPDEFKNDSQEFEIELSKGEEFNSKRMIVHIMEIEDINNNGLSLTPIFDDDSLNEIGKFVIPYEGDQVTEEGKRILDKLAAYLFQNPNVVVKLNGHTEARGNKYKNLDVSQSAAESAEKYLMLKGVDDDNMIPRGYGERYLINKCKRGVYCDDSEHLKNRRIEVVVWKTLN; from the coding sequence ATGAAAAATTCACCTGACGATAGATTACTTTTATTATTGCCTAAATATATTTTAGCTATGATACCTAACTTAAAATTATCAGCGCTTGTGGGGTTGATGTTGATAGCACAGTTAGTAAGTGCACAACGCACTGAGCTACGACGTGCTGAAAATTTGTACGAAAATCAGGATTATTACCAGGCATTGGAATATTTTAATGCTGCTGTAGAAAAAGGAGATGAAAGCACAGATACGCAGCTGAAAATAGCCAGATGTCACTTCAATTTGAAGGATATTCAAACGGCATTTGATATGTATGTCGGTATGGAGTCTGATTTAACAAACGAGGAGGATCTGAAAAATTATGCTTCTTGCTATCAACAAATGGGTGGTTATGAAATAGCCATTGAGTGGTATAATAAAGCTAAATCTGCAGGTGCAAATCCATTGGATATTAAAGAATTGGTAAAAGCTTGTCAATGGGCTAATGATAATCAACAATACAATCAGGATGTGAGGGTTAATCCTGCTGATCTTCTAATCGGAGGACAATCATTTGGTATACAATTTTACGAGGATGAAGTAGTTTATTCCGGAGAAAAAACAGGAGGATCAAAGAAGGTGGATAATAGTGGGAAAGAATACCTTAATCTATTTTCATCCAAATATATTGATGGGGAAATACAGGAAGGGAGTAGTTCGTTTTCAAATTATCTTGAATATGATTTTCACGTAGGTGCAACTGCCTTCACGAGCGATTATAAAAGAATTTACTATACTAAGGTTGTAAAAGTTAAAGGTGGTAGTGGTATTAAAATTTTTACTGCAGAGCATAATGGTAAAGATTGGACTAGTGAAAAAGAATTGAGCATTAATTCAAATGATTACGATGTAAAATATCCTGCGGTTTCTCCTGATAATAAGTATTTGTTTTATACATCAAGTCAGGGAGGTGGATTTGGTGGAATGGATATTTATAGAGCTCGAATTAAGAATAATGGTGATGTTGATAAAGGCGAAAATTTAGGGAAGGAAATAAACACTTTTGGAAATGAAGCCTGGCCATTTATTAGTAAAGATGGTGATTTATATTTTGCCTCCGATGGACATATGGGGTTTGGGGGATTAGATATCTTTAAAGCAGAATTGGTGGATGGAAAATACACAAATATTACCAATATGGGTTTGCCAATTAACAGTGGTAAAGACGATTTTGGTTATGTGTTAGATCCAAATGATAGTAGAAGAGGTTTCTTATCGAGTAATAGAATTGGCACAGGTAGATCAGATGGTATTTTTGTAATGACACCAGCGAATGATGGACAAGAAGATGATGGGGATGCGATTCCAATCTTTGATGAGATGGCAGCAGAAGTAGAAGAGCAGTCTGTAGAGGAAACTCCAGTTGTTGAAGTGCCGGTAGTAGTTGCACCTCCAGTTAAAGATCTCTCAATGTATCCAGAAGCCTTTTCAACTGTACTTACTTCTACTTTTAAAGGCGAACCGATTGTTGGTGCTCAGGTCGTAATAAAAGATGCTAATACAGGTGCGATTGTAGCAACTGGTACCTCAGATGCTTTAGGTAAAGTATTTATTCCAATACCTGATGAATTTAAAAACGATAGTCAGGAATTTGAAATTGAATTATCAAAAGGTGAAGAATTCAATTCTAAACGAATGATTGTTCATATAATGGAAATAGAAGACATTAATAATAATGGTTTATCTTTGACGCCAATATTTGATGATGATTCATTAAATGAAATCGGTAAATTTGTGATTCCATATGAAGGAGATCAAGTTACTGAGGAAGGTAAACGTATACTAGATAAGTTAGCTGCTTATTTATTCCAAAATCCAAATGTAGTTGTGAAACTTAATGGTCACACTGAGGCAAGAGGCAATAAGTATAAAAATCTGGATGTTTCTCAGTCTGCGGCTGAATCAGCAGAAAAATATCTCATGTTGAAAGGTGTGGATGATGATAATATGATACCGAGGGGATATGGTGAAAGATATCTTATCAACAAATGTAAGCGTGGTGTTTATTGTGATGACAGCGAGCATTTGAAAAACCGCCGAATTGAGGTTGTTGTGTGGAAAACTCTTAACTAA